A part of Capsicum annuum cultivar UCD-10X-F1 chromosome 6, UCD10Xv1.1, whole genome shotgun sequence genomic DNA contains:
- the LOC107875819 gene encoding pentatricopeptide repeat-containing protein At5g50390, chloroplastic isoform X2, giving the protein MDLSLPLDQLRNSCRYVTFLTDPHVHVLQERFLLSGRCTLFSKKKRYGNAFSQIKASHGFIKPRPMMKPENLSEETISKVTEIGYSVSGISAQIEKLVFHKRYHEALDFFELLECGVDCQLDSSTYDSLITACIGLRSIRGVKRVHNHMVTSALVLDQYLWNRVLLMHVKCRMMLDARSIFDDMPERNSVSWNTMVGGLVDLGDYLEAFRLFFMIWEENSAADSRIFATMIRASSGLEVMSLGQQLHCCALKMGEGDNCFISCALIDMYSKCGSIEGAQFVFDMMPEKTTVGWNTIIAGYALHGYSEEALCMYYDMRDAGVKMDHFTFSIIIRVCTRLASPEHAKQAHAGLVRHGFGLDIVANTALVDFYMKWGRIEDARNVFEGMPQKNVISWNALIGGYGNHGRGIEAVKLFERMIREGMMPNHVTFLAVLSACSYSGLSDDGWEIFESMRRDYKVKPRAMHYACMIELLGREGFLDEAFALIRDAPFRPTINMWAALLTACRVHKNFELGKFAAEKLYGMEPEKLSNYVMLLNIYNSAGKQDEAAAVVQTLKRKGLGIKPACTWIEIKKQPHVFLSGDKCHAQTKEIYEKVDELMLEISKYGYVTEGETLLPDVDEQEQKLPHYHCEKLAIAFGLISTSSSTSLQLVQSHRICNDCHNAIKLIAMITKREIVVRDASRFHRFKNHTCSCGDYCSSLQCMLTNL; this is encoded by the coding sequence ATGGACTTATCGTTGCCATTGGATCAGCTACGGAACAGCTGTAGGTATGTGACTTTCTTGACAGACCCACATGTACATGTTCTGCAGGAAAGATTTCTCCTTTCCGGGCGTTGCACCTTATTCAGCAAGAAGAAAAGGTATGGAAATGCGTTTTCTCAGATAAAAGCTTCACATGGGTTTATAAAGCCAAGACCCATGATGAAACCTGAAAATTTAAGTGAAGAAACAATTTCGAAAGTAACTGAAATTGGGTATTCAGTTTCAGGGATTAGTGCTCAAATAGAGAAGCTAGTTTTTCATAAGAGGTATCATGAGGCGCTTGATTTTTTTGAGCTGTTAGAATGTGGAGTTGATTGTCAGTTAGATAGTAGCACCTATGATTCTTTGATAACTGCCTGTATTGGGTTAAGGTCGATTAGAGGGGTTAAGCGAGTGCATAATCATATGGTTACTTCTGCATTGGTATTAGACCAATATTTATGGAACAGGGTATTGTTGATGCACGTAAAATGTAGGATGATGTTAGATGCACGTAGCATATTTGACGATATGCCTGAGAGGAACTCGGTTTCTTGGAATACAATGGTTGGAGGGCTAGTGGATTTGGGGGATTATTTGGAGGCTTTTAGGTTGTTTTTCATGATCTGGGAAGAGAACTCTGCTGCTGATTCTAGGATATTTGCGACAATGATTCGAGCCTCTTCTGGATTAGAGGTTATGTCATTGGGACAACAGCTTCATTGTTGTGCTTTGAAAATGGGGGAAGGCGATAATTGTTTTATATCCTGTGCTTTAATTGACATGTACAGCAAGTGTGGTAGCATAGAGGGTGCTCAGTTTGTTTTTGATATGATGCCAGAAAAGACCACGGTTGGGTGGAATACAATTATTGCTGGCTACGCTCTCCATGGCTATAGCGAAGAGGCTTTATGTATGTATTATGATATGCGAGATGCAGGTGTCAAAATGGATCACTTCACATTTTCAATCATTATCAGAGTTTGCACGAGATTAGCTTCACCGGAGCATGCTAAACAAGCTCATGCTGGGTTAGTTCGGCATGGATTTGGATTAGATATAGTTGCCAATACAGCACTAGTGGATTTCTATATGAAATGGGGAAGGATAGAAGATGCTCGTAATGTTTTTGAGGGGATGCCCCAAAAGAATGTTATTTCTTGGAATGCCTTAATTGGTGGATATGGTAATCATGGCAGAGGGATTGAGGCGGTTAAATTATTTGAGCGAATGATTCGAGAAGGAATGATGCCCAATCATGTTACTTTTCTGGCTGTTTTATCTGCATGTAGCTATTCAGGTTTATCAGATGATGGGTGGGAAATATTTGAATCAATGCGTAGAGATTACAAGGTGAAGCCTCGAGCAATGCACTATGCATGTATGATTGAATTATTGGGTAGAGAAGGGTTTTTAGATGAAGCTTTTGCATTAATTAGAGATGCTCCTTTTAGGCCTACTATAAATATGTGGGCGGCCTTACTGACAGCCTGTAGAGTCCACAAGAATTTTGAGCTAGGAAAATTTGCAGCTGAGAAACTTTATGGGATGGAACCAGAAAAACTCAGCAATTACGTGATGcttttgaatatatataacaGTGCAGGCAAGCAAGATGAAGCTGCTGCTGTTGTTCAAACATTGAAGAGAAAAGGACTCGGAATAAAGCCTGCATGCACATGGATAGAAATAAAGAAACAGCCACATGTTTTCCTGTCTGGAGATAAGTGCCACGCGCAGACCAAGGAGATATATGAAAAAGTGGATGAGCTTATGCTGGAGATTTCTAAGTATGGCTATGTTACAGAGGGAGAAACCTTACTCCCCGACGTAGATGAACAGGAACAAAAATTGCCACATTATCACTGTGAAAAATTGGCAATAGCTTTTGGGCTCATAAGCACATCCAGTTCAACCTCATTGCAACTTGTTCAGAGCCATAGGATTTGCAACGATTGCCATAATGCAATTAAGTTGATAGCCATGATTACTAAACGAGAAATTGTTGTTAGGGACGCCAGTAGATTTCATCGATTCAAGAATCACACGTGCTCTTGTGGTGACTACTG
- the LOC107875819 gene encoding pentatricopeptide repeat-containing protein At5g50390, chloroplastic isoform X3 — translation MDLSLPLDQLRNSCRYVTFLTDPHVHVLQERFLLSGRCTLFSKKKRYGNAFSQIKASHGFIKPRPMMKPENLSEETISKVTEIGYSVSGISAQIEKLVFHKRYHEALDFFELLECGVDCQLDSSTYDSLITACIGLRSIRGVKRVHNHMVTSALVLDQYLWNRVLLMHVKCRMMLDARSIFDDMPERNSVSWNTMVGGLVDLGDYLEAFRLFFMIWEENSAADSRIFATMIRASSGLEVMSLGQQLHCCALKMGEGDNCFISCALIDMYSKCGSIEGAQFVFDMMPEKTTVGWNTIIAGYALHGYSEEALCMYYDMRDAGVKMDHFTFSIIIRVCTRLASPEHAKQAHAGLVRHGFGLDIVANTALVDFYMKWGRIEDARNVFEGMPQKNVISWNALIGGYGNHGRGIEAVKLFERMIREGMMPNHVTFLAVLSACSYSGLSDDGWEIFESMRRDYKVKPRAMHYACMIELLGREGFLDEAFALIRDAPFRPTINMWAALLTACRVHKNFELGKFAAEKLYGMEPEKLSNYVMLLNIYNSAGKQDEAAAVVQTLKRKGLGIKPACTWIEIKKQPHVFLSGDKCHAQTKEIYEKVDELMLEISKYGYVTEGETLLPDVDEQEQKLPHYHCEKLAIAFGLISTSSSTSLQLVQSHRICNDCHNAIKLIAMITKREIVVRDASRFHRFKNHTCSCGDYW, via the coding sequence ATGGACTTATCGTTGCCATTGGATCAGCTACGGAACAGCTGTAGGTATGTGACTTTCTTGACAGACCCACATGTACATGTTCTGCAGGAAAGATTTCTCCTTTCCGGGCGTTGCACCTTATTCAGCAAGAAGAAAAGGTATGGAAATGCGTTTTCTCAGATAAAAGCTTCACATGGGTTTATAAAGCCAAGACCCATGATGAAACCTGAAAATTTAAGTGAAGAAACAATTTCGAAAGTAACTGAAATTGGGTATTCAGTTTCAGGGATTAGTGCTCAAATAGAGAAGCTAGTTTTTCATAAGAGGTATCATGAGGCGCTTGATTTTTTTGAGCTGTTAGAATGTGGAGTTGATTGTCAGTTAGATAGTAGCACCTATGATTCTTTGATAACTGCCTGTATTGGGTTAAGGTCGATTAGAGGGGTTAAGCGAGTGCATAATCATATGGTTACTTCTGCATTGGTATTAGACCAATATTTATGGAACAGGGTATTGTTGATGCACGTAAAATGTAGGATGATGTTAGATGCACGTAGCATATTTGACGATATGCCTGAGAGGAACTCGGTTTCTTGGAATACAATGGTTGGAGGGCTAGTGGATTTGGGGGATTATTTGGAGGCTTTTAGGTTGTTTTTCATGATCTGGGAAGAGAACTCTGCTGCTGATTCTAGGATATTTGCGACAATGATTCGAGCCTCTTCTGGATTAGAGGTTATGTCATTGGGACAACAGCTTCATTGTTGTGCTTTGAAAATGGGGGAAGGCGATAATTGTTTTATATCCTGTGCTTTAATTGACATGTACAGCAAGTGTGGTAGCATAGAGGGTGCTCAGTTTGTTTTTGATATGATGCCAGAAAAGACCACGGTTGGGTGGAATACAATTATTGCTGGCTACGCTCTCCATGGCTATAGCGAAGAGGCTTTATGTATGTATTATGATATGCGAGATGCAGGTGTCAAAATGGATCACTTCACATTTTCAATCATTATCAGAGTTTGCACGAGATTAGCTTCACCGGAGCATGCTAAACAAGCTCATGCTGGGTTAGTTCGGCATGGATTTGGATTAGATATAGTTGCCAATACAGCACTAGTGGATTTCTATATGAAATGGGGAAGGATAGAAGATGCTCGTAATGTTTTTGAGGGGATGCCCCAAAAGAATGTTATTTCTTGGAATGCCTTAATTGGTGGATATGGTAATCATGGCAGAGGGATTGAGGCGGTTAAATTATTTGAGCGAATGATTCGAGAAGGAATGATGCCCAATCATGTTACTTTTCTGGCTGTTTTATCTGCATGTAGCTATTCAGGTTTATCAGATGATGGGTGGGAAATATTTGAATCAATGCGTAGAGATTACAAGGTGAAGCCTCGAGCAATGCACTATGCATGTATGATTGAATTATTGGGTAGAGAAGGGTTTTTAGATGAAGCTTTTGCATTAATTAGAGATGCTCCTTTTAGGCCTACTATAAATATGTGGGCGGCCTTACTGACAGCCTGTAGAGTCCACAAGAATTTTGAGCTAGGAAAATTTGCAGCTGAGAAACTTTATGGGATGGAACCAGAAAAACTCAGCAATTACGTGATGcttttgaatatatataacaGTGCAGGCAAGCAAGATGAAGCTGCTGCTGTTGTTCAAACATTGAAGAGAAAAGGACTCGGAATAAAGCCTGCATGCACATGGATAGAAATAAAGAAACAGCCACATGTTTTCCTGTCTGGAGATAAGTGCCACGCGCAGACCAAGGAGATATATGAAAAAGTGGATGAGCTTATGCTGGAGATTTCTAAGTATGGCTATGTTACAGAGGGAGAAACCTTACTCCCCGACGTAGATGAACAGGAACAAAAATTGCCACATTATCACTGTGAAAAATTGGCAATAGCTTTTGGGCTCATAAGCACATCCAGTTCAACCTCATTGCAACTTGTTCAGAGCCATAGGATTTGCAACGATTGCCATAATGCAATTAAGTTGATAGCCATGATTACTAAACGAGAAATTGTTGTTAGGGACGCCAGTAGATTTCATCGATTCAAGAATCACACGTGCTCTTGTGGTGACTACTGGTGA
- the LOC107875819 gene encoding pentatricopeptide repeat-containing protein At5g50390, chloroplastic isoform X1 gives MDLSLPLDQLRNSCRYVTFLTDPHVHVLQERFLLSGRCTLFSKKKRYGNAFSQIKASHGFIKPRPMMKPENLSEETISKVTEIGYSVSGISAQIEKLVFHKRYHEALDFFELLECGVDCQLDSSTYDSLITACIGLRSIRGVKRVHNHMVTSALVLDQYLWNRVLLMHVKCRMMLDARSIFDDMPERNSVSWNTMVGGLVDLGDYLEAFRLFFMIWEENSAADSRIFATMIRASSGLEVMSLGQQLHCCALKMGEGDNCFISCALIDMYSKCGSIEGAQFVFDMMPEKTTVGWNTIIAGYALHGYSEEALCMYYDMRDAGVKMDHFTFSIIIRVCTRLASPEHAKQAHAGLVRHGFGLDIVANTALVDFYMKWGRIEDARNVFEGMPQKNVISWNALIGGYGNHGRGIEAVKLFERMIREGMMPNHVTFLAVLSACSYSGLSDDGWEIFESMRRDYKVKPRAMHYACMIELLGREGFLDEAFALIRDAPFRPTINMWAALLTACRVHKNFELGKFAAEKLYGMEPEKLSNYVMLLNIYNSAGKQDEAAAVVQTLKRKGLGIKPACTWIEIKKQPHVFLSGDKCHAQTKEIYEKVDELMLEISKYGYVTEGETLLPDVDEQEQKLPHYHCEKLAIAFGLISTSSSTSLQLVQSHRICNDCHNAIKLIAMITKREIVVRDASRFHRFKNHTCSCGDYCSSSLQCMLTNL, from the coding sequence ATGGACTTATCGTTGCCATTGGATCAGCTACGGAACAGCTGTAGGTATGTGACTTTCTTGACAGACCCACATGTACATGTTCTGCAGGAAAGATTTCTCCTTTCCGGGCGTTGCACCTTATTCAGCAAGAAGAAAAGGTATGGAAATGCGTTTTCTCAGATAAAAGCTTCACATGGGTTTATAAAGCCAAGACCCATGATGAAACCTGAAAATTTAAGTGAAGAAACAATTTCGAAAGTAACTGAAATTGGGTATTCAGTTTCAGGGATTAGTGCTCAAATAGAGAAGCTAGTTTTTCATAAGAGGTATCATGAGGCGCTTGATTTTTTTGAGCTGTTAGAATGTGGAGTTGATTGTCAGTTAGATAGTAGCACCTATGATTCTTTGATAACTGCCTGTATTGGGTTAAGGTCGATTAGAGGGGTTAAGCGAGTGCATAATCATATGGTTACTTCTGCATTGGTATTAGACCAATATTTATGGAACAGGGTATTGTTGATGCACGTAAAATGTAGGATGATGTTAGATGCACGTAGCATATTTGACGATATGCCTGAGAGGAACTCGGTTTCTTGGAATACAATGGTTGGAGGGCTAGTGGATTTGGGGGATTATTTGGAGGCTTTTAGGTTGTTTTTCATGATCTGGGAAGAGAACTCTGCTGCTGATTCTAGGATATTTGCGACAATGATTCGAGCCTCTTCTGGATTAGAGGTTATGTCATTGGGACAACAGCTTCATTGTTGTGCTTTGAAAATGGGGGAAGGCGATAATTGTTTTATATCCTGTGCTTTAATTGACATGTACAGCAAGTGTGGTAGCATAGAGGGTGCTCAGTTTGTTTTTGATATGATGCCAGAAAAGACCACGGTTGGGTGGAATACAATTATTGCTGGCTACGCTCTCCATGGCTATAGCGAAGAGGCTTTATGTATGTATTATGATATGCGAGATGCAGGTGTCAAAATGGATCACTTCACATTTTCAATCATTATCAGAGTTTGCACGAGATTAGCTTCACCGGAGCATGCTAAACAAGCTCATGCTGGGTTAGTTCGGCATGGATTTGGATTAGATATAGTTGCCAATACAGCACTAGTGGATTTCTATATGAAATGGGGAAGGATAGAAGATGCTCGTAATGTTTTTGAGGGGATGCCCCAAAAGAATGTTATTTCTTGGAATGCCTTAATTGGTGGATATGGTAATCATGGCAGAGGGATTGAGGCGGTTAAATTATTTGAGCGAATGATTCGAGAAGGAATGATGCCCAATCATGTTACTTTTCTGGCTGTTTTATCTGCATGTAGCTATTCAGGTTTATCAGATGATGGGTGGGAAATATTTGAATCAATGCGTAGAGATTACAAGGTGAAGCCTCGAGCAATGCACTATGCATGTATGATTGAATTATTGGGTAGAGAAGGGTTTTTAGATGAAGCTTTTGCATTAATTAGAGATGCTCCTTTTAGGCCTACTATAAATATGTGGGCGGCCTTACTGACAGCCTGTAGAGTCCACAAGAATTTTGAGCTAGGAAAATTTGCAGCTGAGAAACTTTATGGGATGGAACCAGAAAAACTCAGCAATTACGTGATGcttttgaatatatataacaGTGCAGGCAAGCAAGATGAAGCTGCTGCTGTTGTTCAAACATTGAAGAGAAAAGGACTCGGAATAAAGCCTGCATGCACATGGATAGAAATAAAGAAACAGCCACATGTTTTCCTGTCTGGAGATAAGTGCCACGCGCAGACCAAGGAGATATATGAAAAAGTGGATGAGCTTATGCTGGAGATTTCTAAGTATGGCTATGTTACAGAGGGAGAAACCTTACTCCCCGACGTAGATGAACAGGAACAAAAATTGCCACATTATCACTGTGAAAAATTGGCAATAGCTTTTGGGCTCATAAGCACATCCAGTTCAACCTCATTGCAACTTGTTCAGAGCCATAGGATTTGCAACGATTGCCATAATGCAATTAAGTTGATAGCCATGATTACTAAACGAGAAATTGTTGTTAGGGACGCCAGTAGATTTCATCGATTCAAGAATCACACGTGCTCTTGTGGTGACTACTG